The Coregonus clupeaformis isolate EN_2021a chromosome 39, ASM2061545v1, whole genome shotgun sequence genome contains the following window.
tttgtttaacacttttttggttactacgggattccatgtgttatttcatagtttgatgtcgtcactattattctacaatgtagaaaatagtaaaaataaagaaaaacccttgaatgagtaggtgttctaaaacttttgaccggtagtgtaaatacagtggggaaaacaagtatttaatacactgtcgtttttttgcaggttttcctacttacaaagcatgtataggtacacttcaactgtgagagacggaatctaaaacaaaaatccagaaaatcacattgtatgatttttaagtaatgaatttgcattttattgcatgacatacatatttgatcacctaccaaccagtaagaattccggctctcacagacctgttagtttttctttaagaagccctcctgttctccactcattacctgtattaactgcacctgtttgaactcgttacctgtataaaagacacctgtccacacactcaatcaaacagactccaacctctccacaatggccaagaccagagagcagtgtaaggacatcagggataaaattgtagacctgcacaaggctgggatgggctacaggacaataggcaagcagcttggtgagaaggcaacaactgttggcgtaattattagaaaatggaagaagttcaagatgacggtcaatcaccctcggtctggggctccatgcaagatctcacctcgtggggcttcaatgatcatgaggaaggtgagggatcagcccagaactacacggcaggacctggtcaatgacctgaagagagatgggaccacagtctcaaagaaaaccattagtaacacactacgccgtcatggattaaaatcctgcagcgcacgcaaggtccccctgctcaagccagcgcatgaccaggcccgtctgaagtttgctaatgaccatctggatgatccagaggagaatgggagaaggtcatgtggtctgacgagacaaaaatagagctttttggtctaaactccactcgccgtgtttggaggaaaaagaaggatgagtacaaccccaagaacaccatcccaaccgtgaagcatggaggtggaaacatcattctttggggatgcttttctgcaaaggggacaggacgactgcaccgtattgagggggaggatggatggggccatgtatcgcgagatcttggccaacaacctccttccttcagtaagagcattgaagatgggtcgtggctgggtcttccagcatgacaacgacccgaaacacacagccagggcaactaaggagtggctccgtaagaagcatctcaaagtcctggagtggcctagccagtctccagacctgaacccaatagaaaatctttggagggagctgaaagtccgtattgcccagtgacagccccgaaacctgaaggatctggagaaggtctgtatggaggagtgggccaaaatccctgctgcagtgtgtgcaaacctggtcaagacctacaggaaacgtatgagctctgtaattgcaaacaaaggtttctgtaccaaatattaagttatgcttttttGATGTATCAAACATTTAAAATGTCTGCTTCCAAAGAGTGTGAGAGTTTCTCAGAAAGGCCATTTCATAATTATAATTCCCCATAATTTAAGAAGAACAAGGGAAGGAGACAGAAGGGTCTGTGAAAAATGTATCAAGACCAATACCAAGAAGCTAACGAACTGTGCTGTTATGACTTGTTATAAGGTGTTAGAAAATGTTTATAATTTGTTACAATGTTATAAAATGGTGTTAGGGTATaatggttagggtgtaggggttagggtgtagtggtTTGGGCTAAGGAGTGTATAATTGTCTATGAGACCTGACTGTGTGTTGTATCTCTCCTGTCCAGCAGCCAACACATTTCCGTATGTGAAGAAGCGTGTGGAGGTGTTGGGGGAGAAGCAGGTAGAGCTGAAGCCTGTGGACGGGGCCATCGACGAGATGCAGGCGCGCACCGCCGAGCTGACCAAACTCTGCTCCTCCCAGGAGGTGGACATTATCCAGCTGCAGCTCAAATTGCAGGGCTGTGTCTCTGTACAGGTAGACTTTACTGTAGttacctcactttgtgcatgcaGCTAACACCACAGACTAACATCAGACCTTAAcacagtggtattcaaactttgCCAGCGGGGACCTCATTTCTTCCACCAGAATTTCTGGGGAAACATTTTTTTCACAATAATTTCTCTTGACTCCACTCAaaatctaatgacacaaccttaaaGGAGCTGTTTGTTTTTTACAACCAAATGTCAATTTTGTATGAcgttatagaagggtccagataccttttgtgtgatttttgtataatttttttacttGCCTCAAACAGCaaatcacttcctcatcctcgttgTGTAGTATGGGGGCCCTGAAAAAAACATGAACAACGGCTCCAAAAACCCCCAAATAGGTCCTTTTAGAAAtggcaaagctctcagtatagtgatgcagatctatagatgttgtacacatgaaattgggtcattccgaactttatccacaatgttatattccattttgttgcGACTCAAGCGATACCTCTCCATCCattctacaggtaactgccaaaataatggaaacacttgagtaaatgatggatacaaagtatattgaaagcatggGGTGCTTTCACACAggaagttccagacacttgtagaatctatgccaaggcacattgaagctgttctggcagctcgtggtggcccaatgccctcttaagacactttatgttggtgtttcctttattttggcagttacctataGCAGCAGGTGACACCGAGAATAGAACAGCTGGATAGGAGAAATGTCTCTAGTCGCGCAAAAGTGAATATAACATTCCAGATAAAGCATACAGCATGCTAGTGTTTGTTTGTTACCCAACTACGCTAATCCAGGGCTGCCCAACCATGCTACTGGAGAGATACCATCcggtaggttttcactccaaccctaatctaacaCACTTGATTCTAATAATTTGCTGgttggttgataagatgaatccgGTTAGTAacaactggggttggattgaaaacctacaggagggtagctctctccaggaacagggttgggcagcctTGTTATAGTCTCTGAACTAAGGCATCAGGGTTCGCCTGGCATCAAAGTGCCTACATGCAGGATGCAACATGCCTAGATTAACCATTATGGCTTAATCAATTATGTTATTTCTGTGCTGCGTGTTGATAAAGATTTCATTGGCTGTGGGTAGGCAGCATAAGAGTTCCCATGCCCTAACTGAGGGTGACGCTGAATGCCTAAGATATTACTTTTAAAGATTGTTACTCATGCCCTTGTCTTGTGTGCCGCAGGTCAATGCAGGTCCTATGGCATATGCCAGAGCCTTTCTGGACAACTCCAAAACCAGAAAGTCAGGTATGTGTAGATTCAGCTCTGGGCATAGTTACCCACCATACCAAATATCATCTACACCCGAAAGTTCAAACTCAAGTTGTGGAGCAAATaatgaaatattttttttgtgtgtcatCGCCTTGTTGGATAACCGTTAATTTAAAATTTGATGTCTTATGACACCTGCTGAGTACCATCCTTTGTACCCATGTagcttggatgtgtgtgtgtgctttcgtgggtgtctgtgtgtcctGTCTATGCAGGAGGTTTGTGGAGGCCTGCAGCATGGCACTGAACATAAATGAGCGTCTGATCAAGGAGGACCAGTTTGAGTACCATGAGGGCCTGAAGGGCAACTTCAAAGACATGGTTAAGGAGCTGTCAGACATCATCCATGAACAGGTGACATGGGAGAGGTGGGGGGGCTCCCCTTAATTAATCATAGCCGCTGTATACACAGTCAGCCTTACAAATGCACACAAGATGACAAGACAAAATTATTTGTTTTTGGCTCTAGCTCTCACACTTCTGACCACACTCTCTCTAGAGGACTCACGTCTGTGCTTCTCCTCCtactctcatcctcctctccctctctttctttcgaTCAAACACCTCAGAAAAGCCATTGTTCAAACCAGATTCTCTGCAAGGCCTGGACTTGATCTTATGATATCATACTCAGTGTCCAGCTAATGAAATTCCAGCTTGGTCatgagcgctctctctctctctctctctctctctctctctctctctctctctctctctctctctctctctctctctctctctctctctctctctctctctctctctctctctctctctctctctctctctctctctctctctctctctctctctctctacacacactctaTCATCATAGGTGCACTCTTAGaaactaaaagggttcttcggctgtccccataggagaaccctttgaataaccctttttggttccaggtagaacccttttggttccaggtagaactctttacAGTTCCATGTAGATAATGTATaacccctttccacagagggttctatatTGGAACACAAAacggttatacctggaaccaaaaagggttctcctatggggacagccgaagagcccttttggaacccttttttctatgaGTGTATGGTATGAACTTTGGTCAAGGTTTCAGACTGGCCTGTCTATGTGTTTATGGCTGCACAGAGTGGGAACCAGTCATGCAGAAAGCTGCTCTAGTGTTCCTAGTTCATTCCATATCACATCTGTAAACATCCAACTGGGCCCACTCCCTTCAGGGTTTATCTTATGTGACTGTTTGGCATGATAGGGACATGTACTAACAAGCCTACACTCATTCAATCTAAGGACTGGTGTTCAGAAACAGGCCTAATGTAGGGGCAGAAGGGGTAGTTGACCTGAATCGAACACTCGTATG
Protein-coding sequences here:
- the LOC121554169 gene encoding dedicator of cytokinesis protein 11 — encoded protein: WELLQDCWKSIPAANTFPYVKKRVEVLGEKQVELKPVDGAIDEMQARTAELTKLCSSQEVDIIQLQLKLQGCVSVQVNAGPMAYARAFLDNSKTRKSAWMCVCAFVGVCVSCLCRRFVEACSMALNINERLIKEDQFEYHEGLKGNFKDMVKELSDIIHEQIFQEDMMQSLLQNSLHVFCAISGTTTVLG